The DNA segment TTCCCAACTGAACAATGCAAAGCATTGCAAAAACGAGGAAAAAGGTATAAAAGCTTTTCATGACTTTAGAGAAAAAGGTTGAGAAAAAAGGAGGGCATTTGAAGTTCAATTGGATCAGAATCTCCTTGCCGGCGAAGCGCCTTGCAGATTTCCAGGCTGACTTACACGGGCTGCGGACTCTGGCCGGGCTGGGCTGTAGCTCGCCGCGTTTCCACGGCTTGGCTGCGCACCGCCATTGTAGGTCGGCTGCGTTGCTGGACGACTCATGTTGCCATTCATCGCTCCGCCACGGCTTGGCTGCGCACCGCCATTGTAGGTCGGCTGCGTGGTCGGACGACCAGTGTTGCCATTCATCGCTCCGCCACGGCTTGGCTGCGCACCGCCATTGTAGGTCGGCTGCGTGGTCGGACGACCAGTGTTGCCATTCATCGCTCCGCCACGGCTTGGCTGCGCCCCGCCATTGTAGGTCGGCTGCGTGGTCGGACGACCGGTGTTGCCATTCATCGCGCCGTTGTGGGTCGGCTGCGCACCGCCATTGTAGGATGGCTGCGTGGTCGGACGACCGGTGTTGCCATTCATCGCTCCGCCTGGGTCGGCTGCGCACCGCCATTGTAGGTCGGCTGCGTGGTTGGACGTCCGGTGTTGCCATTCATCGCGCCGTTTTGGGTCGGCTGCGCACCGCCATTGTAGGTCGGCTGCGTGGTCGGACGACCAGTGTTGCCATTCATCGCTCCGCCACGGCCGGCTGCGCCCCGCCATTGTAGGTCGGCTGCGTGGTCGGACGACCAGTGTTATTGTTCATCGCTCCGCCACGGCTCGGCTGCGCACCGCCATTGAAGGTCGGCTGCGTGGTCGGACGACCGGTGTTGCCATTCATCGCGCCGTTGTGGGTCGGCTGCGCACCACCATTGAAGGTTGGCTGGGTGGTCGGACGACCGGTGTTACCATTCATCGCGCCATTGTGGGTCGGCTGCGCACCTCCATTGAAGGTTGGCTGCGTGGTCGGACGACCGGTGTTGCCATTCATCGCGCCGTTGTGGGTCGGCGAAGTCGTCGGACGGTTGGAGACCAAGCTATAGGCAGGCGGAGTGGAAGGCTTACCAGCAGCCACAGCCGTTGGATTGAAGGCCCCATTGGGTGCCGGCCTGCTCGTAGGCTTGCTCGATCCATAGGAAGGAGCCGGTCCATTTTGGCCATTGCTGGCGAGCTCACCGACATGTCCTACAGGACGGCCTGCACCGGGTCCGAATCCGGGTCGGCCTCCTGCATTTGCTCCGGTAGGGCGTGCGCCGGTTTGGCTGCCTGCATTGTTACCAACCCTGCCACCATGTGCGCTGGTACGGTAACCGGTTCCATAGAAGCCACCATCGTAGTAGTCGCTCGTGTAACCGTCATTGTAATAGCCGCCATCTGAATAGGTATCACCATAGTAACCATTTTCTGCGTGGCCTCCGTAACCATTTGGATAGTAGGCGCCGTCAGCAAAATAGCCATCGGAATCATAGTAGCCGTCGGTGTAGTAACCCCCACCGACCCAATACCCGCCATCACTGTAGTATCCTTGATAGTAAGGCGTAGGTGAATAGCAATAGTTCACCACCTGTCCGCAGTGATAGTAGGAATAAGTTGTGCCATAGACCGGGCGGCGAACAACAGGCCTCCAAGCCCAATAGCCATCGTTCCAACGGCGGCATCCACCCCATCTCACCCATCCACCGGGAATCCAATAGGAAGTCTCGGAAATGAAGTAGCGGTAGGTTCCGCAATGGCTCATTTCCCATCTCACTCTGCTGGGGGCACAGTAAGATTGAGCAGCACCATAGTAAGCGTAACTGTTGCATCCCCATTGGGCGGCGGCATCCGAAGCTGCTGCACCCAAAAGGAAGAAGGTAATCATCATCAACAACAACTTTTTCATAATCGGCCTCCTTTAATTAATTTCGTGCCATGACCAACGTGCCAACATCGGTGCCAAAATTTGAAGGCCTGCTTTCATTGCTCGGCAAATACTTCCCTGCCGCCCTCTCCGAGGGCCAAATCGATCAGTTCAGGCTGGCGTTTGAAGGCTATGTAGAATGGAATGCAAAGATCAATGTGATCAGTCGGAAGGACATGGAGAACCTCGCGGAGCGCCATTTCCTTCACAGCCTCGCCATTGCTAAATCGATTCAATTCAAATCGGGTACCAAAGTGCTGGATGTCGGTACAGGTGGTGGCTTTCCGGGTATTCCATTGGCCATTTTCTTTCCCGAAAGCCATTTTCACCTCGTTGATTCGCGCCAAAAAAAAATCCAGGTGGTAGAGGCCATCGTGGAGATCACTGGCCTAAAGAATGTACACCACACTGTACAACGCGTCGAGGAAATGAACACACAGTACGATTTTGTAGTAA comes from the Bacteroidota bacterium genome and includes:
- the rsmG gene encoding 16S rRNA (guanine(527)-N(7))-methyltransferase RsmG, with the protein product MTNVPTSVPKFEGLLSLLGKYFPAALSEGQIDQFRLAFEGYVEWNAKINVISRKDMENLAERHFLHSLAIAKSIQFKSGTKVLDVGTGGGFPGIPLAIFFPESHFHLVDSRQKKIQVVEAIVEITGLKNVHHTVQRVEEMNTQYDFVVSRAVASLDQFIPWVRRRIHCRQQNELTNGILYLRGEGVEAELKGVQFAKSPSVTQLSSMFDEEFFETKVLVHLGMC